From the genome of Candidatus Wallbacteria bacterium:
TTCTTCGTAATGGCAAAATAATAGCTGGAAAGCCCGCCGTATCTGCCGAGAGTTTTCCATACATCAGTAGCTTTCTTGAGCGGGTTTGTCTTGTCGCATTGATAAAGTTTCCTGAGAGGACTCAGGGATATCGGGAAGGTGTTGATTTTGGTTGAAGGCATGATATGGATGGAGTTCTCAAGATAGTCGATGATCGTGAACTGGTTCCCAGTGATGGTTCCGATTTCAGAGCCAGCCGGTAACTCTTCCTGCATTTTCCTTAAAGCCACATCAAACGACTGTTCCAGCTTGCTCATTGACAGACTCATGAGATCGTACAAGGCTTCAATGGCAATGCGCTTAAAAATTCCGTCTTTGTAGCAATACTTGATTTTGTCTTCATCCGCGCAATCCGGCCTGATACCTTCGATGAAATCTTCATAGCTGTATGATTGGTGAAATGTGATGAACTGGATTATTCCTTTAGCCGCCAGGTCGTCAAATTCGGCTTTTAGAATTTTTCTGCCTTTTTTCTTTTCATTGGCATAGCCTTTGCCATTAATGATATTCAGCGCTTTGTTGACTGTGTTGTAAGTTTTTCCGGTGCCGGGAGGGCCGTACAGGATGACATTGAGATCATCTTCGAGAATTTCAATATCATCTTCAACCGTGCAATTATCTGCCGCTGTCTCGTCGTCATTGTCTTGCGGAATATCCTCAGAATCAAAATCAACCAGGTTTTCTTTTTTCATCAGAGAATCCCTCACTTTGTTGTAAAAGTTCTCGGTTATTTCAAACAGGCTGTCCTGAACTGATCCTTTCTTAATTTCCTTGCTGATGCCTTTGAGAGACACGCACTTGCCGTCAACGATAAGCAAATCATCAACATCCACACGCTCTGCCATCGAATCCGGATTGTCTTTGAAAAAATTGTCTGTAAAATCTTGATAAAACGCCTGTGAGTCAACTAATCTGACGATCCCGTTGTCAAACTTATGAATTTTTTCATCGACTGTCCTGGAGATGCTGTCTGTATGATCTCCGGGTTTTCTGGGCTCAGCAACAGTAGCTGTTCCATAGAAAAGAGTGCCGCCCTCTGCTACCTTGATCACCAGAAAGTCGCCAGGCTTAACTTCCTTCATGGCTTTCCAGTGCCTTGTAACCGAAGCTTTATCGTCCTTATTGTAATCATAACCCATGATGCATGTTTTGATTTCTACTGCATGATCAAAATATTCGGGATAGATTTTAAAGCACCAATATCTGGGTTGCTGGTTTTCCCTCCATGCGTCATAGGAGATTTGATAAAAAGGTATGTTTGGGAGTTTTTCCCTGGCTGCTTTGATGATTTCTGCATAAGACGAAAAATCAGAGTAAGAAGATTCGATACCTCGTTTCTTAAGGTACGGCATCGTGTTGGCATCCAGCGAGAGATAAGTATCAGGCTTCACCCAGAACATGGCGATCGTGAGCATCTGTTTGCCAACGCCTTTTATCTTCAGGATTGCGTTGAAATCAGCTTCAACAGGCTCATTCTTCAGCATCTTAGAATACAATGACCAGAGCCTGAGGATGTTTTGCTTTAGGTCAGTATTTTTCAGATCACCCAGCCAGGCGTTTCTGGCATCAAGAGTAGGAATACCGTTGAAATCACTGGGTAGTGGCGAGGTGATATTCAATAGAGGTCTAAGAGCTTGCAGGATTTCGCTCCGTTTCTGGTGGCCATGTTTGATGATCAAGGAAAGGAAAGTGAAAGGATCAATCATATCCAGGTGCAGCTCATCTGCAGTGTTTCCAATGCTGACATCACATTTCTTCAAAAACTCGATCAATTTTCCACTGTTATTCTGATAAGGTAGAAGCTTTTCCGACATTTCTTTGAAGAAAGGAACCCAGGTAAAGCCCATGAATACCTCTGATTTTTTTTATCGATTTTAGCTTGGAATTGCTTCCGGATTAGTGAGGATAGTATAGCATTTTAATTGGATTGTTTCATTTACCCTTTTTAATAGCCAAGGCTTTGCAGATTCCGATTGTTTTGATATCATGCTTAAAACGGCTGGAGATGGCAATATGAGTTACAAAGTCAGCGTGATCCTCGAAAAAGATGATTCCGGATATTACATCTTCTGCCCTGAGCTCAAAGGGTGCCACAGCCAGGGAGACACAGTCGAAGAAGCTCTTGCCAATATCAGGGAAGCGATCGACCTTTACATTGAAACGCTTGATGATGAAGAGAAACGCACCCTGCTCAGCCGGGAAATTCTCACCACATCTCTGGAAGTAAAAGTTGCCTAAGCAGGTCTCATTAACTGCGGCTCAGGCTGAATCCATTCTTTTGAAAGCCGGATTTGTGCTGATCCGTACTAAAGGTAGCCATCGAATTTATCAGAAAGGCAAAGAGCGCTTTGTGATCCCATTCCACGGGAAAAAATCCCTGCATCCCAAAATCGTCACACAGTTGCTGGAAATCACTACTGACTGAGAAATGAATCGGTGGAAATTCCATTGATCTGGACCTTAAAGCAACTAACGAGGAATTCTCGGCAGTTCGCCAGGAAAGGGGCAGGATGCTGAAAGTACATTTTTCCATGCATTTTGGCGGGAGAACCTGGCCAGGACCTGCTGCTGATGGACCTGAGTTCGGGGTGGCCCGGGTTGGCATGGGTGGTCTGCTCGGACTGCTGGAAACAAAACTAGGACTTTCCGGAGAGTATCAACCAGATCTTCTGCGTGCTGCAGCGCTTGTCTCTAATCTTGGAAAAGATGCTTTCTATTCAGCTTCTGCAGAAGTCGACAGGCTGGGAACTGCCAGGCACCTGCTCAGAATCCGCGATTTTCTGATGCTGCATGGCTGGAAGGGGGAACAGGCAGGTAAACGGCTATCCGAACTCAGGGATGTCTGCCATGATCTGCCACTGGGTACTCCTGACCGCCTGAATGCAGTGCTGGACAGGATGAGGGTTCTTAACTCTGGTATCAGTGAAATCCTCTGCTATGATCCAGTTGAGCATCTGCCAGCTCTCTGGAAGAAAACCTTTGAATGCCTGAAAGATCATGGAACTATCATTACTTCAGTCGAATATACTCAGGTGAAGTCTTCCGGGGATCTGGGACTTGTTAAGTCTCGTAAGGATGGGATTGTCAAAGATGGCACAATCCAGCTCCTGCGATGCTCCCTTTCACAGGCTGCTGATCATGTAGCTGCCTTTATCTCCACGCTGCCTGAAGGCGAAACCTGCCTCATAATTACTCCTGACGACATTCTGGATTCGTCGCTTGCCGGTTTTGGATTGCCGGTTTCAGGTGTGAACGCTGAAGCTGACGATGATCCGCTTACTTCCATATTGCCGCTGGTTTTCCAGCTTGCTGAAAGTCCTCCTGAACCTCGACGGGTAATGGAATTCCTGGCTCTGCCTGATGCTCCCCTGCACCCCGGACTGCGACACAAGTTGGCTGACGCCATGCAGAAGTGGCCTGCAGCAGGCAGCCCTGAATGGGAAGTAGCAGTTCAAAATGGTCTTGATATGATTTCTTCAAAGAAGGGATCTGATAGAGCCGAACAGCAGAAGCACATACTTAGAAGTATTTTCCTTGCTGGTGCTGAAGGTGGGAACTTTTCTGCAGTTGAGATTAAAACTCGCTGCAGCCTGGTGCGTGAATGGGCAAAAGATAGAAGTCATTCTGTTCCGGATACCCGGTATTTCCGTGTCATCAACCAATGCGACTATCTGGAAGATCTGGCTGAACTGACTGGCAGTAAAAGCTTTTCACAACCCGAACTCGTCAAACTTCTTTCCTGGTCAAGAGCCATGCTTGATAAACCTTCAGCCAGGCTGGCGCAGGCAGGCCTGGAATGGATATCAGAACCTGGCGCAATGATGGCTCCAGCTGACAATATCGTCTGGTGGAATTTTTCCGCAGATGCTGTCAGAAAGCCCTTTGACGCAGGACTTACTGAACAGGAGCTAGATGATTTAACAAAAGCAGGTGTGCATATTCCTCAGCCAGCGGAGATAGCCGGACAAGATGGTGACTCCTGGCATCTGCCGATCGATCTCTGCAGAAAGCGGCTGTTTTTTGTCTGCCCATTGCGTGACAGAGCTGGAGAAGTGACAAGTCATCATCCGCTCTGGGATATGCTGGGGATTAAGCATATTGAGCTGGAAACATTGACTGTTGAACGTCCCTTACTAGCATCCAAGGCAGGAATGACTAAAGCAGATTTGCGACCTTTGCCGGAAGCGATCAGAACTTTCAGACCCGGAATTGAAATCAAGCCTCGCGAACATGATTCACCTGACAGTATCAGCAGACTGATTCAATGCCCGATGAAATGGGTGCTGGAGTATAAAGCCGGACTTTCAGCAGGTATAGGTACAGGCCTGCCGGATTTCGCGATTGTGCAGGGAAATCTGGCGCATCACCTGATAGAGAAATGTCTTCAGTCTGTAGTCAAACCAGCACAGGCTGAGCGGACTGCCGAACAGATTTTTGACAAAGAAGCGCCATTCCTGGTGGCTGAGCTTTTCCTAAAAGGAAATGAATCCCTTCTTACTGCTACCAGACGCAGGATTGCCAGGTCTGCTTCAGTGCTGACAGATTTCATAGCTGCGACAGGTCTGAAACTCAAGCAGATAGAGCGCGAGGTAAGCAGAATCATAGATGGAATCAACCTGCAGGGACGGGTGGATATTTTGCTGGGGGAACCGGAAATCGTGATTGACATCAAATCAGGCAAGTTGAACTTTTACGCTGATCATCTGGCTGACGGACTTGCCTGCCAGCTGACTGCATACGGGAAGATGCTGGAGAAAAAAGGAAAATTTCCTGTACTCGGGTATTTCTCGGTTAAGGATCAGAGACTGTGCCTGAACCGACCAGGGTTTACGGGCGCAGTACATGCAGCTTCTCCTTCGGATGATATGATGTGGCAGATTCTGTCCGCAACTTTCCACGCCGGTCTTCAGAGACTTGCTGCAGGTGAAGTCATTGCCGCAGGGAATGGAACAGAAGATGAAGTCATTGAAAAAGACCGTATCAATGGAAACGAGCTGTGCCTGACTTCGCAATGCGATTACTGCAACTTCGGCATTCTCTGCGGGAATTCATTCAGGGAGGCCTTATGAGCGGGATACTTTCCCGAATCAGGATCACTTCGGCAGGCGCAGGCACAGGCAAAACCGAGTATCTGAGCAAGCTCCTGGAAGACAGGATCAAAAGCGGAAAGGCCAGTCCTGAGCGCATTGTGGCAGTCACATTTACCAACCGGGCGGCAACTGAATTGAAAGAACGTGTCAGGAGCAAGCTGTTCGGTGCCGGGCTCAACAGGGAAGCATTGATGATGGAAGGAGCCTTGATTGGCACAGTAAACGCTGTCTGCAGCAGGCTGGTGCAGCGCTCTGCCTTTGAGCTGGGGCTTTCGCCTGAAATGACCGTGATCGACGAAGCAAAGTCTGAAGAGATGCTGCTTAGAGCCATTGGCAGCACTCAGGAAGATGACAAAGTTGAAACTCTTCTGGAAATAGCCGGAAGAACCAGGATCGAATGGGGAGATAAGTTACGGCAGATTGTTAACTCAGCACTTTCATATGATATTCAGCCAGATCAGTTTCAGGCATTCGCCAGGCAAAGTATTGATTCGCTGATGGAATTGTTCCCAGAGACGGTTATGGAGAAGACAGAGAAAAAGCTCATCCAGGCTGGAGAGATGTTTTTTAAGCAGCTCGAAGAAATCCAGGATGAGACAAAGGGCACCAGGGCTGTTGCCGATGAACTGCAGAAATGTCTGGAAATCCTGCGAGCAGACAAAGAACTGACTTGGTCTGAGTGGGCGAATCTGGCTAGACTCAGTCCATGCAAAAAATCAGCAGAGTCTTTTGAACCAGTTAGAATTGCAGCATCTTATCATACCCGCAATCCTAGATTCAGACAGGATTTGCAGGAATTGATTTCAATTCTGTTTGAGATGGCAGAAAAGGCTTTGACTAATTATCAGGAAGAAAAAGCTACCCAGGGTGCGCTTGACTTCAGGGATCAGGAACTGCTGGCACTAAGGCTTCTCTCCAATCCGGAAACCAGGAGAAGACTTTCAGGTAGCCTGGATCTGGTTCTAGTTGATGAGTTCCAGGATACCAGCCCGATCCAGCTCGCAGTGTTTCTCAGGCTGGCAGAACTTGCTGCCGAAAGTGTCTGGGTTGGTGACCGCAAGCAGGCCATCTATGCGTTTCGTGGCACTGACCCTCAACTGATGGAAGCAGCGGTTGATGAAATCACAAGAGCAGGAAAAACAGAAACATTAAGTTGCTGCTATCGGAGCAGGCCTGAACTGGTCAATCTTTATACTTCCATCTTTACCAGGTCGCTCAAGAAGCAGGGCTTTTCAGCAGAGAGCATCCTGCTGAAACCTGGCCGCGACAAAGTCACACTTCCTCCACCAGTGGAAATGTGGTGGCTGGATACTAAAAATAAAGGCGAGGATTATCTGGCTCTGGCTGACTGCCTGCAGAAATTTTTGGCTTCAGAACCTGAAGTCTGTGGTATGGATGAAAAACTGCGCAAAGCGACACCAGGCGATATCGCCATACTCTGCCGCACAAATGCCGAGTGCAGTGAGATAGCCATGGCCTTGAAAAGCGCTGGTATCCCTGCCTGTATCCCTGAATCAGGCTTATGTGCAACACTTGAATCCATGGTGATTTGCGCAGGGTTAAGACTATGGGCAGACTCCCATGATACCCTGGCTGCTGCAGAACTTTGCCGTTTGCTCGACTACGCTGGCAAGGAAGACCAGCTTCTGAAAGATCTGCTGGAGAATCCTGATGGCGCAAGCCTGATGCAGAATCCCATTGTCTCGAAGATCGCAGAAGATTCCAGGGTGAGCAAGATTACAGGCGTTCTTCCTGTTTTTGACAGAGTCATGGAACTCCTGGATATAAGAAAACTTTGCCTGGAATGGGGCGATACAGACAGGCGGCTTGCCAACCTGGACGCACTGCGCGCGCTTGCAGTGGCCTATGTGGGTGAATTCTCTTCATCCGGAAACGGTGTGCTTGTTCCAGGATTTATTCAATATCTGACAGAGCTGCAGCAGAGCGGGGAAGACGAAAAGCCATTGATCGCTGGCGCTGACCTGTTGACAGTATCAACCCGGCATAAAGCCAAGGGCCTGGAATGGCGTGTAGTAGTGCTCTATGACTCAGCGCATCAGAATAAGTTCCCCGGGCTTGGAGTAAAAGTTGAGAATAAGGGCAAATTCGATTTCAGTGATCCCCTGGCAGGGCACTGGATCAGATACTGGGACTCCCCTTATGGCGATTTGAAGACAACTCGATTTCACGAAAAAGTGGCAGAGCACAGTTTCAACCTGGAAGCAAACGAACGCAAAGAAGCAGAAGAACTGCGCGTTCTGTATGTCGCATTCACCAGAGCCAGGGATTATCTGATCCTGGCTGCCAGACCCGGCAAGCTGAACAAAGGCCTGTTCGGACAGCTGCTGGATAGCGACGGCCAACCTTTGATCTCAGAGCCTGTTGCCGGTAAAGTCTGCTGGGCTGGATGCACGGTTGAAGTAACTGAACGCACGGGTGCTGAGCCCGAATTTGTGGAAACGAAGAGAGACCCTGGAGTGGATTATAAAAAACCAGGACAAAAGGAGTTTCCTGCTGCTTTTGTTCAGCCGTCACTTCTGGAAGGGGAGCCTGCTGAAATTGTTGAGACGCTAAAGCTGGGAGAACCTATCGTACTCCCTGAGGATGCCAAACCTGATTTGTGCGGTAAGATTTTTCATGCTTTCTTTGCTGTGGATTCTACCGGCATAACAGACGATCTGCGGAGCAAAATCGCAGCTGATCTAATTAGGAATCATAACCTTGATAAGGCGGTCTTGCCTGAACAGATTACGAAAGCAGCGCAACACTTAAGAGAATGGATCTGCAAATCTTTCGCAGATGCTATAAAGCACACCGAGATGCCGTTGGCTTGCCGCCTGGAAACTGGTAGCATTTTGCGTGGAGTTGCGGATCTTATTCTGGAGACTGAAGCAGGATTCGTGATCATAGACCATAAAGTAATTTCTGGTGATGCAAAGAATCTCACCGGCAAAATCTGTTCCTTTGGACCGCAGCTTGCAGCCTACAAGCAGACAATCCAGGCAGCGACTGGGAAGAAGGTACTTTCAATGTGGATACACCTGCCGCTGGCAGGATTGATGTATAAGGTGGAAACGGCACTGCATCAGGCAGCACCTTCAAGTTGCTGAATCACCTGTTTTCAGGATCCCGCTCAGCGCAGATCGCCACTCTGCCGTAATTTCCATGGATCGGCCGCCAGACCACCATCCTGCGTGTTGAGGAATTGTCTACAGTCCACCAGTTGCCATAGACATCCTTGCAGACAACGATCCCGACATGATCCGGATCATTTCCCTCACCCCAGAATACCACGTCTCCGGCTTTGTATTGAGGCAGCTGAACATGATTCCAGTGAAGCCTGTCTGTGAGATGCGCCCTGAGCCCCTCGCAGCTTATGAGCGTGTTTTTCAACCTGCCGGCTTTTTTCAAAATCGCTGATGTCACAGCCGCACAGGCCAGCACTCCCTGCCTGGTGTCCGGAGTATGCACATTCACTCCATAAACTTTATCCGTGCATCCCACTGCTTTCAAAGCAAAGTAGGCTACTTCCATTGTGCCTTTCGGACCTTTTTTTTCCAGGGCTTCCTTTCCGCTTTTCAGCAGTATTTTTTCGATCATCTCTGAGGTGGAGGAATTCGCCTGCTTAAGATACTCGTTATCCTCCCCGAGATGCGCCTTGAACTGACTGATTGATGCTGAGATGCTGTTCAGGTATCTGCTCAGCCGCTTTCTGTCGGAAGGTCCGAGCAGATCCGGCTGATCAGCATTCATCCGGTCGAGGTAATCCATGACAGCCTGCATCTCATACAACTCACTGTATCCGGGGATCATCCGCTCTAACAACCTGATGCCAAGTTTTTCCAGCGCAGGGTTCAGCTGTGAATTCAGGCTGGTTATTTCATTCATCTGATCAGCCAGCTTGCTTTCCAAAGCTTTATCCGCTGCTGATAAAACATTCAGATGAAGCATGCAGATGAAAGCAAGGCAGAATGGAATCGTGATGGATTTCAAATTGATTTTTTCCATTGCTGTTAAAATGGCCATAAAGATAATGTTATCAGGAAAAATTGCTGAGTAAAATATTTTGTGGCCAAGATCTGATCCTTTTTCTTCATAATCATCATAATAAAATCCATCTGTTATCCCTTGTTGCAGGTTGAAGCAGGATGNNNNNNNNNNTAAACAATAAGTCTGAAGGGGGAACCATGAAAAAAAATGGCACTGACAAAGTCCTGGAAGGGAAAATGGAGCGCAGCCTGGAACAGTATCGCGACATAGTCGGCGATAATTGCCTTGACCAGCTGAAAGATATTGCCAGGCACCTGAGCGGGAAGAGCATTGTGCACGTGAATTCCACCAGGGCAGGCGGCGGAGTGGCCGAAATTCTCAACTGGCTGGTGGCATTCATGGCTGAGCTTGGCCTGAAGGCCTCCTGGGAAGTGATAGACGGCACTGACGAATTTTTCCGCGTGACCAAGATGTTCCACAACGGACTGCAGGGTAATGATGTGCCTTTCACGGAAACCGAGCGGAAAATATACGAGCAGAACGCGGTCAGGAACGCGGAGAAACTGCGGGCAAAGCTGGAAGCTGCTGACTATGTCTTTATCCATGATCCGCAGCCCGCACATCTGATCAACCTCTGCCCGAACAGGAAGGGCAAATGGGTCTGGCGCTGCCACATCGATGCCAGTAATCCTGACCCAAAAGTCTGGAATTACCTGAGTAAAATTGTGGCCCCTTTTGACGCCAGCATTTTTTCCATGCCTGAATTCGCCCGGAAACTGCCTCATTCTCAATTCATCATTGCGCCCAGCATAGACCCTTTGAGCGAAAAGAACAGGGAGATGAGTTCAGGCGAAGTTGATGAACTGATGACCAGATACAGCATCAGCCGCGATTTGCCCCTGATCACCCAGGTTTCCAGATTCGACAGATTCAAGGATCCGCTTGGAGTAGTGGAAGCTTTCAAGATCGTGCGCAGGGATTTTCCCTGCCGCCTGATCCTGGCCGGCGCCGGGGCTGCGGACGACCCTGAAGGCAGCGCCGTGCATGCCGAGGTCCTGAAGGCAGTGGGAAGAATGCCTGACGTGATGGTGATGATGCTGCCTGAAGATGCGCTGTTCATCAATGCCCTGCAGCGGGCCTCCGCGATCGTGGTGCAGAAGTCGGTCAAGGAGGGCTTCGGGCTCACAGTGACTGAAGCGCTCTGGAAGAAAAAGCCGGTGATCGGCGGCAACACAGGAGGCATCAAAATCCAGGTCAAGAACTATGAGACAGGATTCCTGGTCAACACGCCGCAGGAAGCAGCGGACAGGATCAGGGAGCTGCTGAAGAACCCTGAAATGATCGGGAAAATCGGAGAAAAAGCCCACTGGTATGTTCGGGAGAATTTCCTGCTCACCAGGCAACTGCGGGACTACATGTCACTGATTTCCGGATTCACTCAAGGATTTGCCTCGTATTTAAAACAAGTTTGAAATATGAGCCTCTTGTCTTAAGATTAGAGGCTCATATAATATACAAGTCAAAAGGGGGGCTGATGGAGAAAATATCCGGATGCTTGTTACTGATCTCAATCGCGGTTTCCCTGTTCCTAGTCACAGGCTGCGGTGGCGAAGAGCAGGCAGCTTCTCCCGGGCCTGTGGAAGCAGTTCAGACTTCCCAGGAGTCAAGCGGTGAAATCACGCTGGTCTACTGGAGGCATCATTACACACCTGAAAAGATAGCCATTGACAAGCTGATTGCGGAATATGAAGCGCAAAACCCTGGCGTGAAAATTGTCTTCAACACCCTGTCATACGATACATATGTCAGCAAGCTGGTGGCCTCGATCGCGGCAGGGGAGGGGCCTGACATCATCAATATTCACAACAGCTGGGCCTATCAGTATGTGAAAAGCGGACTTCTCACGCCTGTACCGCCTGAAATCATGACTACAGCGGATATAGAACGGGATTTCTTCCCCCTGCTTTCCAGTTTCAAGAAGTACGACTCATATTACGGGCTGGCCATAGGGGCGAGCAATCTGGCCCTTTATTACAACACAAAGCTTTTCCGCGAGGCAGGACTCGATCCTGACCGCCCGCCCCAGACCTGGGAAGAGATGATGGAATCTGCCGCCAAAATCACCAGGCACGACGAACATGGAAGGCTGCAGGTGGCCGGAGCTGCGATCGGGCAGCCGCAGGGCCAGGCCTGGAATTACCTGACCGACTGCCTGATCCCGCAGAACGACTGCGGAAGCCTGGACAGTGATGAGAACCATGTGCTCTGGGACTCCAGGTCAGGCTACGAAGCCATGGAATACATGATGGGATTCTGCAAAAACAATTACTATTCCTACATGTTCCTGCCGCCGTACGAAGCTTTCCGCCTGGGCCGCGCAGGCATGCTGATCGACGGAAGCTGGGCGATCTCTCAACTCAAGCGCGACACTCCTCCTGATTTCGAATACAGGATCGCGCCGATCCCGCATCACAAAAAACAGGTAGTCTATGGCACTTACTGGGCCAACTGCGTGACCAAAAAGGCCACAGGCAGGGCCAGGCTGGAAGCCTGGAAATTCGTGAAATTCATCACTTCCAAGGAAACAATGCTGAAATGGGTGGACTGGGTCGGTGAACTGCCCATGCGGCAGGAAGCAGCCATGGATCCGGAACTGAGGAAAAAATACCCGCAGCTTTCCGCCTTCCTGGACCAGATGCCCTATACTTACGCTTCGCTGAAGAAAGACGAGGGCAGGTACAAGCAGGAAATAGAGCTGGCCATCGAGCGTGTGTTGCTGCTTCATTACACTCCTGAACAGTCGATCTCGCAGGCTGCGCAGGAAATCAACCGGATGCTCGCGGCAAATTGAAGGGGGAGGACAGATGAACAGATTTTTTGAAATGGAAGATAAGACGCGCCGCATGTTCTGGGGTATGCTTTTCATCCTGCCTGCAGTTGTTTATTTTATCTGCCTGAACATCTGGCCCATGTTTTACTCATTCTTTCTGAGCTTCAACGACTGGAACCTTCTCAATCCAGATAAGAATTTCGTTTTTCTGAATAATTATTTCGCCCTGCTCCACGATACAGTCTTCCTGAGATGCCTGATCAACAATTTCTGCTACACTCTGGTGGCGGTTCCGGTCGGGCTCGTGCTGTCCCTTGCCATCGCCCTATTGCTTAATTCAGGCATCCGCTGGCTCGGGCTTTTCCGCTTCATGATCTTCATGCCTGTGATCACCTCAGGCATTGCAGCCGGCTATATCTGGATGTGGCTGTATGAACCGACCTTCGGACTGATCAATCACCTGCTTTCATTCGTGCACCTGCAATGCCCGTTTCTGCTCAGCCCGTATACAGCGCTTGCTTCGATCGCCCTGATGACTGTCTGGAAAAGCCTGGGATTCCAGGTGGTGATTCTCCTGGCAGGCCTGACCACGATCCCTGACTCGATTTACCAGGCTGCGGAAATGGATGGAGCTACCGGTTTCCGGCGCTTCTGGCATGTCACTCTGCCACTCCTCAATCCGACCATGGTGTTTCTTTCAGTGATGGGGGTGATGAACGGGCTGCAGCTCTTCGGCGAGATCTTTGTGATGGCTCCCAACGGCGGCCCGCTGAACAGCACCAGGACAGTGGTCTTCCACATCCAGCAGACAGCCTTCAGGTCATACCAGATGGGCTACGGCTCTGCCATGACCTTTGTGCTGTTCGCGATCATCCTGGCAGTGACAGTGTTCCAGATGAAAGTACTGACCAAGAAATTCGAATACTAAGAAGCAGCCAAAACGAAGATGTTTAAATAAGCTGAGGTGAAACATGGAATCCAAACTGAAAAAATTCTCCATCTACCTTGCTCTTTCAGGCATCGCCTTTCTAATGGTTTTCCCCTTTC
Proteins encoded in this window:
- a CDS encoding AAA family ATPase translates to MGFTWVPFFKEMSEKLLPYQNNSGKLIEFLKKCDVSIGNTADELHLDMIDPFTFLSLIIKHGHQKRSEILQALRPLLNITSPLPSDFNGIPTLDARNAWLGDLKNTDLKQNILRLWSLYSKMLKNEPVEADFNAILKIKGVGKQMLTIAMFWVKPDTYLSLDANTMPYLKKRGIESSYSDFSSYAEIIKAAREKLPNIPFYQISYDAWRENQQPRYWCFKIYPEYFDHAVEIKTCIMGYDYNKDDKASVTRHWKAMKEVKPGDFLVIKVAEGGTLFYGTATVAEPRKPGDHTDSISRTVDEKIHKFDNGIVRLVDSQAFYQDFTDNFFKDNPDSMAERVDVDDLLIVDGKCVSLKGISKEIKKGSVQDSLFEITENFYNKVRDSLMKKENLVDFDSEDIPQDNDDETAADNCTVEDDIEILEDDLNVILYGPPGTGKTYNTVNKALNIINGKGYANEKKKGRKILKAEFDDLAAKGIIQFITFHQSYSYEDFIEGIRPDCADEDKIKYCYKDGIFKRIAIEALYDLMSLSMSKLEQSFDVALRKMQEELPAGSEIGTITGNQFTIIDYLENSIHIMPSTKINTFPISLSPLRKLYQCDKTNPLKKATDVWKTLGRYGGLSSYYFAITKKLSSYDVKESEFTGSGPEYEEKKDKVLELLNSSAEIKNNSARPYVLIIDEINRGNIAKIFGELITLIEPDKRYGSKNCLTVTLPYSGENFCVPSNLYIIGTMNTADRSIEALDTALRRRFIFEKFSPKLNVLERNPNVQNMKSQLGIDLVKLLKMINERIAVLYDKDHRIGHSFFLNMVSLNDLVSTFENKIMPLLQEYFYSDLGKIRLILGDAFVKISENQVSFKCEQDDDRIDELKEKKRFYFTRNKDWTTEDFISIYE
- a CDS encoding type II toxin-antitoxin system HicA family toxin, which produces MPKQVSLTAAQAESILLKAGFVLIRTKGSHRIYQKGKERFVIPFHGKKSLHPKIVTQLLEITTD
- a CDS encoding PD-(D/E)XK nuclease family protein, giving the protein MLKVHFSMHFGGRTWPGPAADGPEFGVARVGMGGLLGLLETKLGLSGEYQPDLLRAAALVSNLGKDAFYSASAEVDRLGTARHLLRIRDFLMLHGWKGEQAGKRLSELRDVCHDLPLGTPDRLNAVLDRMRVLNSGISEILCYDPVEHLPALWKKTFECLKDHGTIITSVEYTQVKSSGDLGLVKSRKDGIVKDGTIQLLRCSLSQAADHVAAFISTLPEGETCLIITPDDILDSSLAGFGLPVSGVNAEADDDPLTSILPLVFQLAESPPEPRRVMEFLALPDAPLHPGLRHKLADAMQKWPAAGSPEWEVAVQNGLDMISSKKGSDRAEQQKHILRSIFLAGAEGGNFSAVEIKTRCSLVREWAKDRSHSVPDTRYFRVINQCDYLEDLAELTGSKSFSQPELVKLLSWSRAMLDKPSARLAQAGLEWISEPGAMMAPADNIVWWNFSADAVRKPFDAGLTEQELDDLTKAGVHIPQPAEIAGQDGDSWHLPIDLCRKRLFFVCPLRDRAGEVTSHHPLWDMLGIKHIELETLTVERPLLASKAGMTKADLRPLPEAIRTFRPGIEIKPREHDSPDSISRLIQCPMKWVLEYKAGLSAGIGTGLPDFAIVQGNLAHHLIEKCLQSVVKPAQAERTAEQIFDKEAPFLVAELFLKGNESLLTATRRRIARSASVLTDFIAATGLKLKQIEREVSRIIDGINLQGRVDILLGEPEIVIDIKSGKLNFYADHLADGLACQLTAYGKMLEKKGKFPVLGYFSVKDQRLCLNRPGFTGAVHAASPSDDMMWQILSATFHAGLQRLAAGEVIAAGNGTEDEVIEKDRINGNELCLTSQCDYCNFGILCGNSFREAL
- a CDS encoding type II toxin-antitoxin system HicB family antitoxin codes for the protein MSYKVSVILEKDDSGYYIFCPELKGCHSQGDTVEEALANIREAIDLYIETLDDEEKRTLLSREILTTSLEVKVA